The following coding sequences lie in one Arachis hypogaea cultivar Tifrunner chromosome 4, arahy.Tifrunner.gnm2.J5K5, whole genome shotgun sequence genomic window:
- the LOC112796207 gene encoding wall-associated receptor kinase-like 10 has product MILQSAFHYYSHIILMIISIYPLLLACAKDLTIAKPGCVSTCGNVDIAYPFGMNDSNCYAHKFFEIECKNHKPYLATFNLEVTQIYVNVSTVEIKNPIYYSCQSKNAFINLTGSPYVYSQEYDKFMAIGCNKLGFLRSNGSKVGGCVSICDGDEAVGKVEFGNDGCHGRYCCETSLPMHVWEYNATIRDIIIGDGSESNTCSYAMIVSDAWLHSYGLGIQKLSNVENMIDVPAVLEWEIRYDMGINSTLSPSRACCDGSSLTSPSNTSSGFRCRCLDGYDGNPYIRGGCNGTIILNMVQKLIWYFIEMYAGVSSSLGSVILLLGGWLLYKLIRKRIIKKRKEKFFKKNGGLLLKQKLSSGEENVDKVVLFTLKELENATDNFNLNRILGKGGQGTVYKGMLVDGKIVAVKKFKVQGNTAEFINEFVVLNQINHRNVVKLLGCCLEDEVPLLVYEFIPNGNLYEHLHEQNEDLPMTWDMRLRIASEIAGALFYLHSIASQPIYHRDIKSTNILLDEKYRAKVADFGTSRIVSAEATHLTTVVQGTFGYLDPEYFQTSQFTDKSDVYSFGVVLVELLTGQKAISSIRSDEVRGLASFFVVCMEENQVFDIVDKRVLKEGEKEHIIAVANLAYRCLELNGRKRPTMKQVTLELEGIRRLDYWKGGSAQENFEEIELDRNEDNQLWDGYSYSNVSETLHTTTSSSRELSEVMPILKIK; this is encoded by the exons ATGATTCTTCAATCTGCATTTCACTACTATTCTCATATCATTTTGATGataatatccatatatccatTGTTGTTGGCATGTGCAAAAGATCTTACCATAGCAAAACCTGGTTGTGTTTCCACATGTGGGAACGTTGACATCGCTTACCCTTTTGGTATGAACGACTCCAATTGCTATGCTCACAAATTTTTCGAGATAGAGTGCAAAAATCACAAGCCTTACCTTGCAACATTCAATCTTGAGGTCACACAAATTTATGTAAAC GTTAGCACAGTGGAGATCAAGAACCCAATCTACTATAGCTGCCAAAGCAAAAATGCTTTCATAAACCTAACAGGAAGCCCTTACGTGTATTCCCAAGAATACGACAAATTCATGGCCATTGGTTGCAACAAACTAGGGTTCTTGCGTTCCAACGGTTCAAAGGTTGGCGGTTGCGTGTCCATCTGCGACGGCGATGAAGCGGTTGGAAAGGTTGAATTCGGAAACGACGGTTGCCATGGGAGATACTGCTGTGAGACTTCACTGCCTATGCATGTTTGGGAGTACAACGCAACAATAAGGGATATTATTATTGGAGATGGAAGTGAGAGCAACACGTGTAGCTATGCCATGATTGTGAGTGATGCTTGGCTTCACAGTTATGGTTTGGGGATTCAGAAACTTAGTAACGTAGAGAACATGATTGATGTTCCTGCTGTTCTTGAGTGGGAGATTCGGTATGATATGGGGATCAATTCAACACTCTCTCCTTCTCGTGCTTGTTGTGACGGTTCGAGTCTTACGTCTCCAAGCAACACTTCCTCTGGTTTTAGGTGTCGCTGCTTGGATGGTTACGATGGCAATCCCTACATTCGAGGGGGTTGCAACGGTACGATCAT ATTAAATATGGTTCAAAAATTAATCTGGTATTTCATTGAGATGTATGCTGGAGTTTCATCAAGTCTTGGGTCAGTCATTTTACTCCTTGGTGGATGGTTGTTGTACAAACTTATAAGGAAGAGAATAATAAAGAAACGCAAGGAAAAGTTCTTCAAGAAAAATGGCGGTTTGTTGTTAAAACAAAAGTTGTCTTCAGGCGAAGAAAATGTTGACAAAGTTGTTCTCTTCACCTTAAAAGAATTAGAAAATGCCACTGACAACTTCAATCTAAACAGAATTCTTGGAAAAGGAGGCCAAGGTACCGTTTACAAGGGAATGCTAGTAGATGGCAAAATCGTTGCAGTTAAAAAGTTCAAAGTCCAAGGAAACACTGCagaattcatcaatgaattcGTTGTTCTTAATCAAATTAACCATAGAAATGTGGTTAAGTTATTAGGGTGTTGTTTGGAGGATGAAGTTCCTTTGCTCGTTTATGAATTTATTCCCAATGGTAACCTTTATGAACATCTTCATGAACAAAATGAAGATTTACCAATGACATGGGACATGAGATTGAGAATTGCCAGTGAGATTGCAGGAGCACTTTTTTACTTACACTCCATTGCTTCTCAACCCATTTATCATAGAGATATCAAATCAACAAACATACTATTGGATGAAAAATACAGGGCAAAAGTAGCAGATTTTGGAACCTCTAGAATAGTTTCTGCTGAAGCTACTCATCTCACTACGGTAGTTCAAGGAACTTTTGGTTATTTAGATCCTGAATACTTTCAAACTAGTCAGTTTACTGATAAGAGCGATGTTTATAGTTTTGGAGTAGTGCTTGTCGAACTTTTAACCGGACAGAAGGCAATATCGTCGATAAGATCGGACGAAGTGAGGGGTCTAGCTTCGTTTTTTGTTGTGTGTATGGAAGAGAATCAGGTATTTGACATTGTTGACAAAAGAGTGTTGAAGGAGGGAGAGAAAGAACATATAATTGCAGTGGCTAATCTTGCATATAGATGTTTAGAGTTGAATGGGAGAAAAAGGCCTACTATGAAACAAGTTACCTTGGAATTAGAAGGGATTAGAAGATTGGATTATTGGAAGGGTGGTTCGgcacaagaaaactttgaagaaATTGAGCTTGATAGAAATGAAGACAATCAACTATGGGATGGATATTCATATTCTAATGTGTCAGAAACATTGCACACTACTACAAGTAGCAGCAGGGAACTCTCCGAGGTTATGCCTATtcttaaaatcaaataa